cgtcagaaaaggaagaatacatctatttcctgaaagaatatgaggatatttttgcatggtcatatgatgacatgaccggcctGAGCatatccatagtggctcataagttgcctaccaatccaatgtgttcGCCGGTGAaacaaaaactcagaaagttcaaacctgacatgagcctaaaaatcaaggaagaagtcactaagcagatcaaagccaaagtccttagggtagttgagtacccaacctggttaacCAATATCGTACCGGTTCCAAAGAAAAATAGGAAAGTCAGGGTGTGTctcgactatcgggatttaaacagagcaagtcccaaggacaatttcccactaccaaatatatacattctgatcgacaattgcgccaagcacaaACTCCAATCCTTTGCAGATTGCTTCATGGGTTATCATCatatttggatggatgaagaagatgcagagaaaatagCCTTCATTACACTGTGGGGAGTGTACTGccacaaaatgatgccattcggtctaaagaatgctggggctacctacatgagagacATGAcgaccattttccatgatatgatacacaaggaaatggAGGTGTATGTTGaagacgtcatcatcaaatccaaaagggccacagatcacatagcagacttgaggaagttctttgacaggctaatgAGGTACAATTTAAAATTGAACCCCACAAAATGTGCATCCGAGGTTCCCGtaggaaaattgttgggattcattgtcagccgcCGAGGAATCAAGTTGGACCTGTCCAAAGATAAGGCTATCCAAtagttaccaccaccaaagagcaaaaaggacgtgatgagcttcctaggatgcctcaactacatcagccacttcatagcacagtccacactaatatgtgaacccatcttcaaaatgttaaGGAAGGATGCTGAAACTAGTTGGACTGAAGATGGTCAAAgggcttttgacaaaattaaggaatacctgtccacgCCACTAGTCCTAGTCCCACCGGAACCTGAAAGACCTTTACTACTCTATTTGTctatattagatggagctttcagttGTGTTTTGGgaaaacatgatgagacaggaagaaatgagcaagccatatattacttgagtaagaagttcataccttatgaagcacggtattctctgctaGAACGCgcttgctgtgctttgacatggacaactcagaaattgaggcattatttctgtgcctataccacatacctcatatccagaatggaccctttgaagtacatctttcagaagcccatgcctaccaggaagttagctaaatggcaaatattgttaagtgagtttgatatcatctatatGACTTAGAAGGatgtcaaaggacaagcattggcagaccaacttgctgaaaatcctgtgggaggagaatacgaaccactgaaaacatattttcctgacgaagaagtgtcattcgaaggagaggacattgctgaagACTATGACggttggaaaatgttcttcgacggagcttccaatttcaaaggagtgggtacTGGAGCGAATTTTTGTATCAGAGACATgtcaacattatctggtatcCGCAAAGCTTAGGTTTCCATGCACAACAATATgacagaatatgaggcttgcatcatgggactcaatttggccatcgatataaatatacaagagttgctggtaattggtgattcggatcttctggtacatcaggttcaaggagaatgggctacgaaaaacaccaagatactaccatatTTGTTTCATGTGCAAGAACTGATAAAGAGGTTCACAatgatagaattcaaacatgtgcccAAAATTCAAAATGAATTTGCAGACACACTGGctactttgtcatccatgatatatcatccagataagaatttcatcaaTCCCATTCCAATAAGGATCCATAGtcagccagcttactatgctcatgttgaagaagagacTAACGGAAACCCATGGTTctacgacatcaaggaatatttggcaaaaggagaatacccagaatatgcaaatcatactcagaaacgcacactgcATAGGCTATCCAATCATTTCTTCTAAAGCGGAGGAATTTTGTATAGGAGAACACCTGATCTAggactattaaggtgtgttgA
This sequence is a window from Nicotiana sylvestris chromosome 3, ASM39365v2, whole genome shotgun sequence. Protein-coding genes within it:
- the LOC138887141 gene encoding uncharacterized protein, which codes for MTEYEACIMGLNLAIDINIQELLVIGDSDLLVHQVQGEWATKNTKILPYLFHVQELIKRFTMIEFKHVPKIQNEFADTLATLSSMIYHPDKNFINPIPIRIHSQPAYYAHVEEETNGNPWFYDIKEYLAKGEYPEYANHTQKRTLHRLSNHFF